The following are encoded in a window of Thermodesulfovibrionales bacterium genomic DNA:
- a CDS encoding PHP domain-containing protein, with the protein MKCRVDLHVHSRYSGDNDSDPEDSVVHAIKMNLQGIAFTEHYSYEASEPVEALREKYRDRIMIFRGVEFSTAEGHCLVFGVNTDSLSIRCAPFEETVKVVTGAGGVVIPSHPYRKGNSLGDMILHVKGICAVEGHNGCNMRAYNAQAIETARILNLPYTGGSDAHAAHEVGACFTEFWNEVTYDNFVELLKEGNYQGFDVRRI; encoded by the coding sequence ATGAAATGCCGCGTCGATCTCCATGTCCATTCAAGATACAGCGGGGACAATGATTCCGACCCTGAAGACTCCGTTGTCCATGCCATCAAAATGAATCTGCAGGGCATCGCCTTCACCGAGCATTATTCCTATGAGGCCTCGGAACCTGTCGAGGCATTAAGGGAGAAGTACAGGGACAGGATCATGATATTCAGGGGGGTAGAGTTCTCGACGGCAGAAGGGCATTGTCTCGTCTTCGGCGTGAACACCGACAGCTTATCGATCAGGTGCGCGCCCTTCGAAGAAACGGTGAAGGTTGTTACCGGGGCAGGTGGTGTTGTGATTCCGTCTCATCCCTACCGAAAGGGAAACAGCCTCGGAGATATGATACTGCATGTAAAGGGGATATGCGCTGTGGAAGGCCATAACGGTTGCAACATGCGCGCCTACAATGCGCAGGCAATAGAGACTGCGAGGATCCTTAATCTGCCCTATACGGGGGGGTCTGATGCCCATGCCGCCCATGAGGTGGGCGCTTGCTTTACGGAATTCTGGAACGAAGTGACCTATGACAATTTCGTTGAACTCCTGAAGGAGGGAAATTATCAGGGTTTCGACGTGCGGAGAATATGA
- a CDS encoding V-type ATP synthase subunit B has translation MRLSEHRYKTISSIAGPLLFVEKVFSSRIGEVARIIAPDGRTMDAEVLEVEGETALIQVFGETQGLDIERTSVVFTDSIKKVPLSSDIIGRVFNGSFVPKDGLPLFSPEKWIPITGAPINPAARARPEDFIETGFSAIDGLNTLVRGQKLPVFSCAGLPSKDAVAGILRNARVAESEEGFVVVFAALGLTFHEYSFYRRVLDEMKTGFVSFVNMADEPVMERLLAPRFALTVAEFLAFEKGMDVLVIITDMTNYCDALREISTAREELPGRRGYPGFMYSDLASLYERAGRIRGLEGSVTMLPVVTMPEDDITHPIPDLTGYITEGQIVLSRELHQRGIFPPIDVLPSLSRLMQKGIGEGRTRADHRKVSNYLYRYYAKGRDLRKLEAIVGRDGMTKTDILMLDFADAFEKELVGQGMTRRTVQETLDAGIDLMKRFSLEVP, from the coding sequence ATGAGGCTTTCAGAACACCGATACAAAACCATCTCCTCCATCGCAGGACCTCTTCTCTTCGTCGAGAAGGTCTTCAGTTCGAGGATCGGAGAGGTCGCGAGAATCATTGCCCCTGACGGGAGAACGATGGATGCCGAAGTGCTCGAAGTGGAGGGAGAGACGGCATTGATCCAGGTATTCGGGGAGACCCAAGGACTGGACATCGAACGGACATCGGTCGTCTTTACCGATTCGATCAAGAAGGTTCCTCTCTCCTCCGACATTATCGGGAGGGTATTTAACGGTTCCTTTGTGCCAAAAGACGGCCTCCCTCTGTTCAGCCCTGAAAAGTGGATCCCCATCACCGGTGCACCGATCAATCCCGCAGCCCGTGCACGGCCTGAGGACTTTATCGAGACCGGCTTCTCAGCTATTGATGGACTCAATACCCTGGTGCGGGGCCAGAAACTCCCGGTATTCTCGTGCGCCGGACTTCCTTCAAAAGATGCCGTCGCCGGCATCCTGAGAAATGCCCGCGTTGCAGAGAGTGAGGAAGGCTTTGTCGTGGTCTTTGCGGCCCTTGGACTGACCTTCCATGAGTATTCCTTTTACCGGAGGGTCCTCGATGAGATGAAGACGGGTTTCGTCAGCTTTGTCAATATGGCGGATGAGCCGGTCATGGAAAGGCTCCTGGCGCCGCGCTTCGCCTTGACTGTGGCAGAGTTTCTGGCCTTCGAAAAGGGAATGGATGTGCTCGTGATCATTACCGACATGACGAATTACTGTGATGCCTTGCGTGAGATATCGACGGCCAGGGAGGAACTGCCCGGAAGAAGGGGCTACCCGGGTTTTATGTACTCTGACCTTGCTTCACTCTATGAACGGGCAGGCCGGATCAGGGGGCTTGAAGGCTCTGTCACCATGTTGCCGGTCGTAACGATGCCCGAGGATGATATCACTCACCCCATCCCCGACCTCACAGGGTACATCACCGAGGGTCAGATCGTCTTGAGCAGGGAACTGCACCAAAGGGGGATCTTCCCTCCCATTGACGTGCTGCCAAGCCTTTCACGCCTCATGCAAAAGGGGATCGGGGAAGGCCGTACGAGGGCAGATCATCGGAAGGTCTCCAACTACCTGTACCGGTATTATGCCAAGGGAAGGGACCTCAGGAAGCTCGAGGCCATCGTCGGCAGGGACGGAATGACAAAGACGGACATCCTGATGCTCGATTTCGCAGATGCCTTTGAGAAGGAGCTTGTGGGTCAGGGCATGACACGACGGACCGTCCAGGAGACCCTCGATGCCGGTATCGATCTTATGAAGAGGTTCTCCCTCGAGGTGCCGTGA
- a CDS encoding V-type ATP synthase subunit A yields the protein MSGKIQAISGPTVSVDLKGLKLYERVYVGHVMLTGEVVRLEQERAVIQVYEDTRGLAVGEPVKGAGMPLTVRLGAGLLSGMFDGLQRPLGRLKEDMGPFIRGGKELYALDYIRRWKFTPLLKKGDEVTFGSPVGFVDEGPFKHYYFCRSEGGGRIARIADGDMSLDEPLGEYEDGQYITGCQEWPVRTARPYRKKLAPSKPLITGQRSIDFLFPLARGGTAIFPGGFGTGKTILEQSIAKFADVDVVVYAGCGERGNEMADLIAEFEELTDPWTKRQLMERTILVANTSNMPVAAREASIYTAVTMAEYYRDMGYHVLFLADSLSRWAEALREISSSLEEMPGEEGYPTYLASRLSGFLERAGVVETMSGKIGSLTMILSVSPPGGDFTEPVTQACLRTTGAFLMLDTSLAHRRHFPAINWFQSYSLYGRDIAGHYRETVAPEWEQLQQRCKEILQEEESLREVSEIVGAEGLQDTDRLLMIVAEMIRTEFLSQNAYSEDAFSPPEKTLGIIKRILGFYDRAREKLNPGTSLEEVLQTERSDDQRREEA from the coding sequence GTGAGCGGGAAGATCCAGGCCATATCAGGACCGACGGTGAGCGTTGATCTGAAGGGACTCAAACTCTATGAGAGGGTCTATGTGGGCCATGTCATGCTCACGGGCGAAGTGGTGCGGCTCGAGCAGGAAAGGGCAGTGATCCAGGTCTATGAAGATACCCGCGGTCTTGCCGTGGGGGAGCCGGTCAAAGGAGCGGGAATGCCGCTTACGGTGCGTCTTGGAGCAGGGCTTCTCTCGGGTATGTTTGACGGTCTCCAGAGGCCCCTTGGAAGGTTAAAAGAAGACATGGGACCCTTTATCAGAGGAGGGAAGGAGTTGTATGCCCTCGACTATATAAGGCGCTGGAAATTCACACCCCTCCTGAAGAAAGGAGATGAGGTGACCTTCGGGAGCCCCGTGGGATTTGTGGATGAGGGGCCGTTTAAACATTACTACTTCTGCAGGTCAGAAGGCGGCGGAAGGATTGCGCGGATCGCTGACGGCGATATGAGCCTCGACGAGCCTTTGGGAGAATATGAAGACGGTCAATACATCACCGGATGTCAGGAATGGCCGGTCAGGACAGCCCGTCCTTACAGAAAAAAGCTTGCGCCGAGCAAGCCTCTCATTACGGGCCAGCGGAGCATAGACTTCCTCTTTCCTCTCGCCCGCGGAGGGACGGCCATCTTCCCCGGCGGATTCGGCACCGGAAAGACGATCCTTGAGCAGTCTATCGCAAAGTTCGCCGATGTAGATGTTGTCGTCTATGCCGGGTGTGGTGAGCGAGGAAACGAGATGGCAGACTTGATAGCTGAGTTCGAGGAGCTCACAGATCCATGGACCAAACGACAACTCATGGAGAGGACCATCCTTGTGGCCAATACCTCGAATATGCCTGTCGCGGCCCGTGAGGCTTCCATCTACACAGCTGTCACCATGGCCGAATATTACCGGGACATGGGTTATCACGTGCTCTTTCTTGCAGATAGCCTTTCGCGCTGGGCGGAGGCGTTGCGGGAGATATCCTCGTCGCTGGAAGAGATGCCGGGAGAGGAGGGCTATCCCACCTACCTTGCCTCCCGGCTCTCCGGTTTCCTCGAAAGGGCTGGCGTCGTCGAGACCATGAGCGGAAAGATCGGTTCGCTCACCATGATCCTCTCTGTCTCTCCTCCCGGAGGGGACTTCACTGAACCCGTTACCCAGGCATGTCTCAGGACAACAGGCGCATTCCTCATGCTCGACACTTCCCTGGCGCACAGGAGGCACTTCCCTGCCATAAACTGGTTCCAGAGTTATTCTCTCTATGGGAGGGATATAGCCGGCCATTATCGTGAGACTGTCGCTCCTGAATGGGAGCAATTGCAGCAGAGGTGCAAGGAGATCCTGCAGGAAGAGGAGTCGCTCAGGGAGGTCTCTGAGATTGTCGGGGCAGAGGGGTTGCAGGATACCGACAGGCTCCTCATGATAGTAGCAGAGATGATACGTACCGAGTTCCTCTCGCAGAATGCTTACAGTGAAGATGCATTCTCGCCGCCCGAAAAGACCCTTGGGATTATCAAAAGGATACTCGGATTCTACGATCGCGCTCGTGAAAAACTGAATCCGGGAACGAGTCTTGAGGAAGTATTGCAGACCGAGAGATCGGATGATCAAAGAAGAGAGGAGGCGTGA
- a CDS encoding V-type ATP synthase subunit D, protein MIHPTRTNLLLLKEKYRSVTNSIGILKARKQALIKEFLAATIPFLKSREDIRKTYGKALQELALSLGHEGKDSVESIVVATERDFRIEVIEKSIWGLRYKDISFHDTPVREPHERGYDEFSTTPHLEEATANFEKLLESMLNIAEYESKIKRLGNEILRTTRKIRVLEELVFPKIRSQIKVITQFISERERESYFRLKRFKEIRGEKEDRESFEPA, encoded by the coding sequence GTGATACATCCTACGCGGACAAATCTCCTCCTCCTTAAGGAGAAGTACCGGTCAGTCACGAACAGTATCGGAATTCTCAAGGCGAGGAAACAGGCCCTCATCAAAGAGTTCCTTGCAGCCACAATCCCCTTTCTCAAGTCCAGGGAGGATATCAGAAAGACCTATGGCAAGGCGCTCCAGGAACTGGCGCTCAGCCTCGGCCATGAAGGCAAGGACAGCGTCGAGTCGATCGTCGTTGCCACAGAGCGTGATTTCAGAATCGAAGTCATTGAGAAGAGCATATGGGGCTTGCGGTATAAAGATATCAGTTTTCATGATACTCCTGTCAGAGAACCTCATGAACGGGGCTACGACGAATTCTCCACGACTCCTCACCTCGAAGAAGCGACGGCCAACTTCGAAAAATTACTCGAGTCTATGCTCAACATCGCCGAATATGAGTCCAAGATAAAACGGCTCGGCAACGAAATCCTGAGGACCACAAGGAAGATCCGCGTCCTGGAGGAACTCGTCTTTCCGAAGATCAGGAGCCAGATTAAGGTCATCACACAATTCATCTCGGAGAGGGAAAGGGAGTCATATTTCCGTCTCAAGAGATTCAAGGAGATCCGCGGCGAAAAAGAAGACCGGGAATCCTTTGAGCCTGCCTGA